The Arachis duranensis cultivar V14167 chromosome 2, aradu.V14167.gnm2.J7QH, whole genome shotgun sequence genome has a window encoding:
- the LOC107473906 gene encoding uncharacterized protein LOC107473906, which yields MTLEKALCDLGASINLIPLSMMKKLAIEEIKPTRMSLVMADRSIKIPNGVMENLLVKVGEFIFPADFVISDTEEEGNNSIILGRPFLATTRAIIDVEKGEKFFRVHNEQMIINVFKLIQHSPE from the coding sequence ATGACATTGGAGAAAGCTCTCTGTGATTTGGGTGCCAGCATCAATTTGATACCCCTCTCAATGATGAAAAAGCTTGCCATAGAGGAAATTAAACCCACCAGGATGTCACTTGTAATGGCAGATAGATCAATCAAGATTCCCAATGGAGTTATGGAAAACTTATTAGTAAAGGTTGGAGAGTTCATCTTCCCTGCCGACTTTGTGATATCAGAcacagaagaagaaggaaataaTTCAATTATCCTGGGAAGACCCTTCCTTGCCACAACAAGGGCCATTATTGATGTagaaaagggagagaagttTTTCAGGGtgcacaatgagcaaatgatcatcaatgttttcaaattaattCAACATTCTCCTGAGTAA